In the Paraflavitalea devenefica genome, one interval contains:
- a CDS encoding WbqC family protein, translated as MKMAIMQPYFFPYLGQFQLIHVVDRFILCDDVQYIRHGWINRNRILSPGEGYQYIIVPVSKHKSHDPIKDIRVVEGGTWKRTILRQVEYYRKKAPYYEQVRQLIHDCLQQEETNITKLNSRCLQATCNYIGIQYNMAISSELGLNYSEVQVTGDWALKICEQLGATAYFNPPGGRELYEKEVFGKSNIELHFVKPNLREYNQYNNGFLPGLSIIDIMMFNHPVEIHEMLNDYQLL; from the coding sequence ATGAAGATGGCCATCATGCAACCGTATTTCTTCCCTTATCTTGGGCAGTTTCAGCTTATTCATGTTGTTGACCGGTTTATATTATGCGATGATGTTCAGTACATCCGGCATGGATGGATCAACAGGAACAGGATACTCAGTCCGGGAGAGGGTTATCAATACATCATCGTACCGGTATCGAAACATAAAAGTCATGATCCCATTAAGGACATCCGGGTGGTGGAAGGGGGTACCTGGAAGCGTACGATACTCCGGCAGGTGGAATATTACCGGAAAAAAGCGCCTTACTATGAACAGGTCAGGCAATTGATACACGATTGCCTGCAGCAGGAAGAAACAAACATCACCAAATTGAACAGCCGCTGCCTGCAGGCAACCTGTAACTATATCGGCATTCAATACAACATGGCTATCTCATCAGAACTGGGTCTTAATTATTCAGAGGTACAGGTTACCGGCGACTGGGCTTTGAAGATCTGCGAACAACTGGGCGCTACTGCCTATTTTAATCCGCCCGGCGGAAGGGAGCTTTACGAAAAGGAGGTGTTCGGAAAAAGCAATATTGAGCTGCATTTCGTAAAACCCAATCTCAGGGAATACAATCAATACAATAATGGATTTTTGCCTGGCCTGTCTATTATTGATATTATGATGTTCAATCATCCTGTTGAGATTCATGAAATGTTAAATGATTATCAGTTATTATGA
- a CDS encoding DegT/DnrJ/EryC1/StrS family aminotransferase: MIPVTKPFLPPVEEYESYIRDIWQRQWLTNNGPLVNEFELRIKMYLDVPHMLYVANGTIALQLAIRALELTGEVITTPFSFIATTSSAMWENCKPVFVDIHPATLNIDPDRIEAAITPRTSAILATHVFGNPCDIAAIDDIAKAHNLKVIYDASHCFGTKYNGRSVYAYGDISTTSFHATKIFHTVEGGAVFTQDPELLKKMAYMRNFGFDGPENFACVGINAKNSEFHAAMGLANLKYVDEILSKRKELYLYYTENLERLDKELQLIQKNTVYNYSYLPILLPSEELIKKIEMYLNANLIYPRRYFYPSLHTLKFVDQYECPVSLCISKRVMCLPMHHKLTTEEVNFVIRILFRAQNY, translated from the coding sequence ATGATACCTGTTACTAAACCCTTCCTGCCACCGGTGGAGGAATATGAATCCTACATCAGGGATATCTGGCAGCGCCAATGGCTGACCAATAATGGCCCCCTGGTCAATGAATTTGAGTTGAGGATAAAAATGTACCTCGATGTGCCCCACATGTTGTACGTGGCCAATGGAACCATTGCGTTACAACTGGCCATCCGGGCGCTGGAATTAACAGGTGAAGTGATCACTACGCCCTTTTCCTTCATAGCCACTACCAGCAGTGCTATGTGGGAGAATTGTAAACCGGTATTTGTAGACATACATCCTGCCACGCTCAATATAGATCCTGACAGGATTGAAGCGGCCATCACTCCCCGCACCTCGGCCATACTGGCCACCCATGTATTTGGAAATCCCTGCGACATCGCTGCCATTGATGACATTGCCAAAGCGCATAACCTGAAAGTGATCTATGACGCTTCCCATTGCTTTGGTACGAAATACAATGGCCGGTCGGTATATGCCTATGGCGATATCAGCACCACCAGCTTTCATGCCACCAAAATTTTTCATACGGTGGAAGGAGGCGCTGTATTCACCCAGGATCCCGAACTGCTGAAGAAAATGGCCTATATGCGCAACTTTGGCTTTGACGGGCCTGAGAATTTTGCCTGTGTGGGCATCAATGCCAAGAACTCTGAATTCCATGCGGCCATGGGGCTGGCGAACCTGAAATATGTGGATGAAATTCTGTCCAAAAGAAAAGAGCTGTATCTATATTATACAGAGAACCTGGAGCGGCTGGATAAAGAGCTGCAGCTAATCCAGAAGAACACGGTATACAATTATTCCTATTTACCTATCCTGCTGCCTTCTGAGGAACTGATCAAAAAAATTGAAATGTACCTCAATGCCAACCTGATTTACCCAAGAAGGTATTTTTACCCATCCCTGCATACATTGAAATTTGTAGACCAATACGAATGCCCGGTGAGTCTTTGTATTTCCAAACGGGTTATGTGCCTGCCCATGCATCATAAGTTGACCACAGAGGAGGTAAACTTTGTAATAAGGATATTGTTCAGAGCACAGAACTATTGA